One window of the Dendropsophus ebraccatus isolate aDenEbr1 chromosome 12, aDenEbr1.pat, whole genome shotgun sequence genome contains the following:
- the LOC138769350 gene encoding apolipoprotein A-V-like → MARGEVLCVLIIGLTGCHADYTRSGFWDYFSQLVTEKNEWNSHKNSAMDIRSFRNSFQNGVHYVGNIFSPLKSGLQKHLYEDSDGLRKLIHRELQEIRRKIYPYIDEAHEKISKNLEQVQNRLLPYTNELKYHVGWGAKEFIEQFSLNKDQISNGRPHKLAANIQDQIILQTEKVRSVLLPLGERLLAEIHHAVEELHGNLSPHALTSQEKLTAQVQELSRKLTQNANNLHEKIHKNLDALKEQLVTYPQNIRERFPDSQRGEPVPPYVEEMAAQVQREVEEFQRNTQRQIEHFTHTINMEMEEMKYKLSPATSDLHETVTSVEEIQEKLETLWTEIAQNLK, encoded by the exons GCTGCCATGCTGATTATACTAGAAGTGGATTCTGGGACTATTTCAGCCAGTTGGTCACTGAGAAGAACGAATGGAATTCCCATAAGAATTCAGCAATGGACATCAG AAGCTTTAGAAACAGTTTTCAGAATGGAGTACACTATGTAGGCAATATCTTCAGCCCTTTGAAGAGCGGACTTCAGAAGCACTTGTATGAAGACTCAGATGGACTGCGCAAGCTAATCCACAGGGAACTGCAGGAGATCAGGAGGAAGATCTATCCCTACATCGATGAAGCCCACGAGAAGATCAGCAAGAATCTGGAACAAGTGCAAAACCGCTTACTTCCTTATACCAACGAACTAAAGTATCATGTTGGGTGGGGGGCCAAGGAGTTCATTGAACAGTTTAGCCTGAACAAGGACCAAATAAGCAATGGGCGACCACACAAGCTAGCAGCAAATATTCAAGACCAAATCATTCTGCAAACAGAGAAGGTAAGAAGTGTGCTACTTCCATTGGGGGAGAGACTATTGGCAGAGATCCATCATGCCGTTGAAGAACTCCATGGAAACCTATCTCCTCATGCTTTGACCTCCCAGGAAAAACTAACCGCCCAGGTACAAGAACTATCTCGTAAACTGACTCAGAATGCAAACAATTTGCATGAGAAGATCCATAAAAATTTGGACGCACTAAAAGAACAACTGGTGACATATCCTCAAAATATTAGAGAAAGGTTTCCAGACAGTCAGCGAGGTGAACCTGTGCCGCCCTATGTGGAAGAGATGGCGGCTCAGGTGCAAAGAGAAGTAGAGGAGTTTCAGAGGAATACACAGAGGCAGATTGAACACTTCACCCATACTATTAATATGGAAATGGAGGAGATGAAGTACAAGTTGTCTCCTGCTACATCAGACTTACATGAGACTGTGACTTCAGTAGAAGAGATACAGGAGAAACTGGAGACATTGTGGACAGAGATAGCTCAGAACTTAAAATAA